One Candidatus Uhrbacteria bacterium genomic region harbors:
- a CDS encoding GatB/YqeY domain-containing protein, giving the protein MLSERIHEDLTSALKQKDAGKLSTLRLLQSAMKYRQIEVGHALTDEEATAVIQKELKALKDGLVSYESAAREDLSQKARAEIATLEAYLPAQASDSEIETVVRAVIEETGAKTKADIGKVIGAAVKRLVGRADGARVRATAEKILV; this is encoded by the coding sequence ATGCTTTCCGAACGTATCCACGAAGATCTTACTTCTGCGCTCAAGCAGAAGGATGCGGGTAAACTTTCGACGCTGCGCCTTTTGCAGTCTGCCATGAAATATCGGCAGATCGAGGTGGGGCACGCGCTTACCGATGAAGAGGCGACGGCCGTGATCCAAAAAGAACTCAAGGCGCTCAAGGACGGGCTCGTCTCCTATGAATCGGCGGCGCGCGAGGATTTGTCGCAGAAAGCGCGTGCGGAAATTGCCACGCTTGAAGCCTATCTCCCTGCGCAAGCGAGCGATAGCGAGATCGAAACGGTCGTGCGCGCCGTCATCGAGGAGACGGGTGCCAAGACGAAAGCGGATATTGGAAAGGTTATCGGAGCGGCGGTGAAGCGTCTGGTCGGCCGGGCGGATGGCGCGCGCGTCCGTGCGACTGCCGAGAAGATTCTCGTGTAG